A window of Mustela nigripes isolate SB6536 chromosome 9, MUSNIG.SB6536, whole genome shotgun sequence contains these coding sequences:
- the CD274 gene encoding programmed cell death 1 ligand 1: MRIFSVFAFMAHCYLLKAFTITVSKELYVVEYGGNVTMECKFPVEKQLNLLALIVYWEMEDKKIIQFVDGKEDLQVQHSSYSQRAQLLKDQLFLGKAALQITDVKLQDAGVYCCLIGYGGADYKRITLKVHAPYRRINQRISVDPVTSEHELMCQAEGYPEAEVIWTNSDHQVLSGKTTISNSNGEEKLFNVTSTLRINATANEIFYCTFRRSGPEEDRNNTAKLVIPEPLPVPSNERTHFMVLGAVLVFLGVIPAVIFCLKRNGKMMDMEKCVTQDRNSKKQNASMSYACHHQSPEIQSEET; the protein is encoded by the exons ATGAGGATATTTAGTGTCTTTGCATTCATGGCCCACTGCTATTTGCTGAAAG CATTTACAATCACAGTTTCCAAGGAACTGTATGTGGTGGAGTACGGCGGCAACGTGACCATGGAATGCAAATTCCCAGTAGAAAAACAGTTAAATCTGCTTGCGCTAATCGTCTACTGGGAAATGGAGGATAAGAAAATTATTCAGTTTGTGGACGGGAAAGAAGACCTGCAAGTTCAGCACAGCAGCTACAGCCAGAGGGCCCAGCTGCTGAAGGACCAGCTCTTCTTGGGGAAGGCCGCGCTTCAGATCACAGACGTGAAGTTGCAGGATGCGGGGGTTTACTGCTGTTTGATTGGCTATGGCGGTGCTGACTACAAGCGGATTACTTTGAAAGTTCATG CCCCATACCGCAGAATCAACCAAAGAATTTCTGTGGATCCTGTCACCTCTGAACACGAACTAATGTGTCAGGCTGAGGGTTACCCTGAGGCTGAAGTCATCTGGACAAACAGCGACCATCAAGTCCTGAGTGGCAAAACCACCATCTCTAATTCCAACGGGGAAGAGAAGCTTTTCAATGTGACCAGCACGCTGAGAATCAACGCAACAGCTAATGAGATTTTCTATTGCACTTTTCGAAGATCAGGTCCTGAGGAAGACAGAAACAATACTGCTAAGTTGGTCATCCCAG aaccACTTCCGGTTCCATCAAATGAGAGGACTCACTTCATGGTTCTGGGAGCTGTCCTGGTGTTTCTTGGTGTAATCCCGGCAGTCATTTTCTGTCTAAAGAGAAATG ggaAAATGATGGATATGGAAAAATGTGTCACCCAAGACAGgaactcaaagaaacaaaatg